The DNA segment TGGAGCTCCAGGATGGTCGGAGAAGTTGGAGGGGGCCACCAGCCAGGAAACAGTAGGTAATTTGCCGGCGTCAACATCCGCACGGAATTGATATAATACATCCCCTTTAGGGATTTTGGCCGTTCTTTCAGTACCCTTATCATCATAGGTCAGGGTTTCCAGCTTATGGAAATCCGGATCATTTCTGTTGGTTACAAAAGCCCTTTTATGGAGGTCAAGTTGTTCCGGACTTAGTTTATCTAAGGTGTTTACTTCCAGGAAGGCAATTTCTTTGCTTACAAAATCAAGCTTTTCCTGAAGCTTAGCATCTGTCTTTTCTTTCAGTTTGCTTTCCAGCTCTGCCTTGGCCTTACGCAAATACGTCAGATGCTCCGGATGTCTTTTAACATGATATTGTTTGAAAAACTCCATGTCGTTGTCAGTGAAATTGGAAAGCCAGTCGTCCTCTTCATTCTCAAAACCTACGCCCACACTCAGCTCATTCTGGTATATCTTCCAGTCTACATCATGTTTCGATAAACGTTCCGGAAAGGTACTCCAGTTTAAGCGTTCCGAACCATCAATAAATCCGTTCGAGTGATGAGCCATAGAGCTTTCCTCTTGTTTTTCCCTGATCTTACCTGTCCAGAAGAAACAGCGGTTAGGGCTTGTTCCTGTTAAAACAGAACAAAAATTATGGTCGCATACCGTAAAAGCATCCGCTAAAGAATAGTAAAAAGGAATGTCTTCGCGGTTGTAATAGCCCATTGTCAAAGGCATCTCTGCATACTCTTTATTGCCGGATTTTTTCGCTTCCAGCCAACCATCATAACGACCATTGTTCCGGGCATCCACCTGGTTTTCCCAGGAGTGGGGGAGGGAACTCATCCAGGTTGCCTTGGTGTCTTTAATGTTTAACCTGAATGGGGCATAAGTTTCTCCCTTTTTATTGCTTTGCAGCCATACCGGATACTGGTTAGGTAAAGTGATGGCTCTCGGATTGTTAAATCCTCTGACCCCTTTAAGGGTACCGAATGCATGGTCAAATGACCTGTTTTCCTGCATCAGAAACACGACATGTTCTGCATCTAAAAAAGTGCTTCCTATTTTAGGATCGATGGCCATTGCTCTTTGTATTGAGGCTGGTAACATCCCTGCAACGCCAAGGGCGCCGGTTAATAATGTGGCTTTCTTAATGAAATCTCTTCTGCTTTCCATTGAATTGTATTGTAAAAAAGGATTGATCAGACTAAACTAATCAATCCTTTTAAAAATTATTATTTGTCGTTACTTATTTTACCCACCAAACTTGCTGGTTGATCTTGTCGTTACCTGCACCGAATTGATTTTCGATGGCTTTGGAAACATTGACTCTGTTGTTATCATATTCTGTTTGAGGATAAATCCAACGGAAAGGTACAGCCACACCCTGTGGCCTGCGAAATTCCGGATAACCTGTTCTGAGCTGGTCGTAGAAAGCGCTCCATCCGGATTGAAAAAATGTCCTCAGATATTTCTGATTAACGATTTGTTCAATTTTTTGTTCAGTGGTGGTGCGGACCGCCAGGTCATTTATAGGCAGTGCTAAATATTCGTTGGCTTTTTCTTCCGTAAAAAATGCGGCATACCCTTTTACATAGTTCTGATAGAATTTGAAAGAGGCTTTTACCCCATTTTTATAATGTAGGTTGGCGTCGCCTGCAATCCAGTTTCTTACCATCGCTTCTGCGATAATGAGCTCCTGCTCTGCATATCCCATTAATACCAGGGGTTCATTTACCGGGTCGCTTGGAAAGCGGTCGTTCACTTTCGATACTTTTCCTGCTGCAGCTTTGATACTCGTTTCTGCATAAGGAGCTGCGGGATCTCCACCTTCATAGGAGCTAAAGTCGTCTATCGCTTTACCCGCTTCTTTTGCAATTTTTGTCTGTGTACAATAAAGGAATAAGCGTGGGTCTTTCCTGGCCTGCAGCTGTTCAATAAAAGTGGCACTCATAAACATTCCGGAACCAAATCCGCTGGAGTTGAATTCAGGATAGCGGTTTCCTTCCTGATCTAAAAATATCAGTTGACCATCGCCACCAGCTTCTGTTCCCAGAAGAAGGTCGTTTTGCATCACTTGTGCAAATGCTTCTTTCACTTTTAGGTCGGTATCGTTTTCCTTTTTTGAAAGGGTGATCAGTACTTTCAAGCGGAAAGCATTGATTAATCTACGCCATTTTGTGGCATCACCTTTGTAAATAATATCGCCGGCAATGTTTGCATTAATACCTTTGAGCATGGTATTCGCTTCATCCAGTTCTTTAAGGATACCCAAAAATACTGCTTTTTGAGTATCATAAACCGGCGCATAGTCTTTTCCACTTTCCCCCATCAAGGCTTGCGAATAAGGAATATCCCCAAAGGTCAGGGTTAAATTATAGAAATAATAGGCCCTGAAAAATTTGGCCAGTGCGACATAGGAATTGTCATTAATTCTCTTCGCTTCTTCGACCATTTTGGTCACATCTCTGAGGTTTGCATAAGGAGCAAAATCTCCTCTTCCCCATTTAAAATACTGGCCTTCGCTCTCTCCGTCGGTTTGCACCAGCATACGGTTTGCATATAAAGGAGAGGTC comes from the Pedobacter sp. FW305-3-2-15-E-R2A2 genome and includes:
- a CDS encoding SusD/RagB family nutrient-binding outer membrane lipoprotein, which codes for MKKLIYSLLAGALLISSCKDQDFMNIDPNKPTQAHPQLLLTKVEWNTFRAFGGTSPLYANRMLVQTDGESEGQYFKWGRGDFAPYANLRDVTKMVEEAKRINDNSYVALAKFFRAYYFYNLTLTFGDIPYSQALMGESGKDYAPVYDTQKAVFLGILKELDEANTMLKGINANIAGDIIYKGDATKWRRLINAFRLKVLITLSKKENDTDLKVKEAFAQVMQNDLLLGTEAGGDGQLIFLDQEGNRYPEFNSSGFGSGMFMSATFIEQLQARKDPRLFLYCTQTKIAKEAGKAIDDFSSYEGGDPAAPYAETSIKAAAGKVSKVNDRFPSDPVNEPLVLMGYAEQELIIAEAMVRNWIAGDANLHYKNGVKASFKFYQNYVKGYAAFFTEEKANEYLALPINDLAVRTTTEQKIEQIVNQKYLRTFFQSGWSAFYDQLRTGYPEFRRPQGVAVPFRWIYPQTEYDNNRVNVSKAIENQFGAGNDKINQQVWWVK